The stretch of DNA CCTGGCCGCCGGAGCGCTGGGTGCGGTTGACCTTGGCGTTTGCGTAGCGCAGGCTGGGGCCGATTTCATCGACCTCAAGCTCGATAACGGTGCGCTTTTCGCCTTCTTTTGTTTCGTAGGAACGGCTCTTCAGGCGCCCGGTAACGATGACGCGCATGCCCTTTGTCAGGGACTCCGCGACGTTCTCGGCCGCTTCACGCCACACCGCAGCGCGGAGGAACAGGGTTTCCCCGTCCTTCCACTCGTTGGACTGGCGATCAAAGGTGCGCGGGGTGGAAGCGATGGTGAAGTTCGCTACTGCCGAACCTGACGGTGTGAACCGCAATTCCGGGTCATTGGTGAGATTACCGATGACCGTAATGGTGGTCTCGCCTGCCATCTACTGCCTCCTTGTTCGATCCTGGGTGAAGATTCGAGTCCTGCGGGGTGAAGAATGAAGAGTGGTACCGAAATTACTCGGCAACAACCTTCTGCTCTTCGGGGCGGGTGATCTTGGTGCGCATGATGGTCTCGTTAAGAGACAGCTGGCGGTCAAGTTCCTTGGCGGTTTCCGGCTTGGCGGTGAAGTTCACCACGGCGTAGATACCTTCGGACTTCTTCTTGATGTCGTAAGCCAGACGGCGACGGCCCCAGATGTCAACCTTTTCGATGGTTCCACCATCGTTGGTGATGACGTTCAGGAACTTCTGAAGCGACGGCTCAACGGTACGCTCTTCGACCTCGGGGTCGATGATTACCATCAATTCGTAAGGACGCATATGTGAACCCACCTCCTTTGGGCTAAGCGGTTACGGCATTTCCGTAACAGGAGGTTCATTTGCGATTCCATGCAAGCCCCGCCGCCGGAACGGTGGCTGGGGCGCAGCACAGACTTCAATATCTTAGTGCATTTGGGCGGGATAGGCGATTCGCGCTTGACTCAAGGCTAGAGCCCGTGCAGCCGGGATGGCAGCACGGGCTCTCCTATGTGGAAAAGCGGCAGATTACGACGCCGGGCCCGCCTTGGCCGGGACGTCGTCGGCTTCGAGTCCGTCCCCGGCCTGGCCTGCCGAGGCTCCCCGCCGGCGGTAGCGCAGGACGCCGATGGCCACCACCACCGCTGCCAGCGCCACGGAGAGGAGCAGGGATTCGCGGGTGGAGTCCAGGATGACCATGCCGATGAGCAGGGCCACGATGCTGCCGATCGACAGCCAGGTCAGGTACGGGAAGAGCCACATTTTCAGGGCAAGGTCCTTGGCGGCGGCGCCCATGCGCTTGCGGAGGATCAGCTGTGAGGAGGCGATGACCAGCCAGACGAAGAGCGCAATGGCGCCGGAGGTGTTGACCAGGAACAGGAATACGGTGTCCGGTGCGATGTAGTTCAGGCCAACGGTGACGAAGCCGACAACGGTGGAAGCGAGCACCGCGGCGACCGGCACTCCGCGGCGGGAAATCTTCGTCCAGGACGAGGGGGCGTCGCCGCGCTTGGACAGCGAGAACAGCATCCGGCTGGCCGTGTACAGCCCGGAGTTCAGGCAGGACAGCACCGAGGTCAGCACCACGATGTCCATGATGGTTCCGGCGCCCGGAATTCCGAAGAGTTCAATGACGGCAACGTAGGGGCTCTTGGCCACGCTGGCATCGTTCCACGGCAGCAGGGTGACCACGATGGCGATGGAACCGATGTAGAAAACGAGGATGCGCCAGACGGTGGACTTGACGGCCTTCTTGACGGCATCCACCGGGTTCTCGGACTCGCCGGCGGCAATGGTGGCGATCTCGGCGCCGAAGAAGGAGAAGACGACTACCAGGATTCCGGCGAGGACGGCGCCGGGACCGTTGGGCATGAATCCGCCGTTGTTCAGCAGGTTGTCCAGGCCCGGGGCAGGAACGCCGGGTACGAGGCCCAGGATGGCCGCCACGCCGAAGAGCAGGAACAGGATGATGGCCGTGACCTTGATGGACGCGAACCAGAACTCGAATTCACCGTAGGACTTCACCGAGCCGAGGTTGGTCAGCGTCAGGAGGACCATCAGGATCAATGCCCAGACCCACTGGTCGATGCCCGGAACCCACCGGTGCATGATTGCAGCCCCGGCGGTGGCTTCGATGCCCAGCACGATGATCCAGAACCATGCGTAGAGCCAGCCGATACTGAATCCGGCCCAGCGGCCCAGCGCCTTGTCTGCATAGGTGGAAAATGAGCCGGTCTCGGGGTTTGCAGCGGCCATCTCACCGAGCATGCGCATCACCAGGATGACCACGATGCCTGCGGCCATGTAGGCCACCAGGATGCCCGGGCCCGCCTGCTGGATGGCGGCTCCGGATCCGACGAAGAGTCCGGCCCCGATGACACCGGCGATGGCGATCATGGAAAGGTGCCGTGGTTTGAGCGATTTGGACAGTTGCTGGTCAGCGGGCATGCGTGCGCCGTCCTTCTGGTTATTGCGTGGAGTTGGGGCTACTGGCGGCGGCGGAGGTTTCCCGGGGCCGTCCAGTGCGATGGATCACAAGTTTCTCCCACCCTAGACCCGCTCCGGCTTCCGGGATTATGTGCATCGGCACAAGCCCGCAGCATCCAAATCAGAACTTTCTCCAGCTGCGGACATTACAGGGCATCAAAAGATGCCTGCAGGTCAACCCCGAAATATTCAGGAAACGCGGCGCCCAATCTTGAGCCAATCCAGCGCCTATTTGCATGGCACCCCGAACTGCGGCCGCTATATATTCCTTTTTACGGCTGGGTTTCGCGCTGGCGGCGGGATCTGGCCGGGCCGGACCTCCGGGCAGGAACCGGCGGTACGGCTGCCGTGCCGGATACACATGCGCAAGAATGCGGTCTCCTTTCTTCACAGGATGGGGACCCCATGTCTTTGGTAGGCCGGAGTAAGGAACTGGACAGGATCCTGTCGGTGATCCGCGGACCCAAGGATTCCGCCCTGGTGGTGTCCGGCAGCAGGGGAGCGGGAAAGTCCGCACTCCTTGCCGAAATCTCCGCCCTGTGCGACTACCCCACGGTGTTCCTCAGCGCCAGCGCGTCCGAGTCCGACTGGCCGCTCTCCGGGATCACGGCCCTCCTGAACAGGATGGACGACCCGGTCCTGAACAGGATCGCGGACGAGCTCCTGCGGGACGCGGCGGGCACCCTAAACGTCCCTGCCTTCTCGGCGACGCTCCTGGCTGGACTGCTCCAGCGGTCATCATCGCGGACGGTGATTGCCATTGACGACGCCGACAGGCTCGACCCCGGCAGCCAGGCAGTGATCGGTTTCCTGGCCAGGCGCCTGACCGGAACCGACATTGCGCTGTTCCTGAGCGCCCGCGGCGCCCCGCCTGACAGCCCGTTCAACGGACTGGAGTCGCTGCTACTTAATCCGCTCAGCTACAACGAGACGGTGCGGATGCTGGAGGCCATCCCCGCAAAACAGGCCACGACGGCGGCCGCCCACGCGGTTGCCTCAGCCACGCCGGGCAATCCACTCGCCGCCGTCGAGCTTTACCGCCACCTGCTGGAGCGGCAGGCCGACGGGAAGTACGCAATGCCCATCCCGTTGCCCTGCAGGGGCAGCTTCGAAACGGAATTTGCTGCGGTGGTGGGCCGGCTGACTCCGTCGGCCCGCGGCATCCTGGACCTTCTCTCGCTGTCCTGCCGGACCGATATCGGTGCCCTGGAACAGGTCAGCGGAGACGTATGGTCCGGCGTCGACGAACTGCTGTCCGAAGGCCTGGTCAGCCGAACGGGACCACACCTGCGGATCCGCGAGCAGTTGCTGCGCGGCTACGTCTTTTCCACCATGACCCCGGCGGCACGGACAGCCAGCCACCGTGCGCTGGCAAACGCCTCGGAGTCCTCTGATCCGTACGCGAGGCGCTGGCACCTGAGCTACACGGCGCTGGAGCGTCAAACGCCATTCAGCCTGCTGCGGCACGGGGTGGACCTGATCCGCGGCGGCGATGTGCCGTTCGCCGTCGAGTACGTT from Pseudarthrobacter chlorophenolicus A6 encodes:
- a CDS encoding single-stranded DNA-binding protein; this translates as MAGETTITVIGNLTNDPELRFTPSGSAVANFTIASTPRTFDRQSNEWKDGETLFLRAAVWREAAENVAESLTKGMRVIVTGRLKSRSYETKEGEKRTVIELEVDEIGPSLRYANAKVNRTQRSGGQGGGGFGGGNSGGGFGGGNSGGNQGGNSGGNWGGGGGNQQAAQDDPWATPGVSNAGGWGNGPDSEPPF
- the rpsF gene encoding 30S ribosomal protein S6, with the translated sequence MRPYELMVIIDPEVEERTVEPSLQKFLNVITNDGGTIEKVDIWGRRRLAYDIKKKSEGIYAVVNFTAKPETAKELDRQLSLNETIMRTKITRPEEQKVVAE
- a CDS encoding amino acid permease → MPADQQLSKSLKPRHLSMIAIAGVIGAGLFVGSGAAIQQAGPGILVAYMAAGIVVILVMRMLGEMAAANPETGSFSTYADKALGRWAGFSIGWLYAWFWIIVLGIEATAGAAIMHRWVPGIDQWVWALILMVLLTLTNLGSVKSYGEFEFWFASIKVTAIILFLLFGVAAILGLVPGVPAPGLDNLLNNGGFMPNGPGAVLAGILVVVFSFFGAEIATIAAGESENPVDAVKKAVKSTVWRILVFYIGSIAIVVTLLPWNDASVAKSPYVAVIELFGIPGAGTIMDIVVLTSVLSCLNSGLYTASRMLFSLSKRGDAPSSWTKISRRGVPVAAVLASTVVGFVTVGLNYIAPDTVFLFLVNTSGAIALFVWLVIASSQLILRKRMGAAAKDLALKMWLFPYLTWLSIGSIVALLIGMVILDSTRESLLLSVALAAVVVAIGVLRYRRRGASAGQAGDGLEADDVPAKAGPAS